In Pochonia chlamydosporia 170 chromosome Unknown PCv3seq00008, whole genome shotgun sequence, the following proteins share a genomic window:
- a CDS encoding glyoxalase-like domain-containing protein, with amino-acid sequence MAPEFHTVTPILRIFDLPKANEFYLDYLGFKTDWEHRFDDNAPLYRQISKGSVILHLSEHHGDGSPGVRVRINTTNLADYHAELAAKKYRYMRPGLDDGPVEGSKEVVVLDPFGNTLIFCEDGK; translated from the coding sequence ATGGCCCCAGAATTCCACACCGTCACCCCCATCCTCCGCATCTTTGACCTCCCCAAAGCCAACGAATTCTACCTCGACTACCTCGGCTTCAAAACCGACTGGGAGCATCGCTTCGACGACAACGCCCCGCTGTACCGCCAGATATCCAAAGGGAGCGTCATTTTGCACCTCAGCGAGCACCATGGCGACGGCAGCCCAGGTGTTAGAGTCCGCATAAACACCACCAATCTTGCAGACTATCACGCAGAGTTGGCGGCCAAAAAGTACCGCTACATGAGGCCTGGACTTGATGATGGACCAGTGGAGGGGTCCAAGGAAGTGGTTGTTCTTGACCCGTTTGGGAATACGCTTATATTCTGTGAGGATGGGAAGTAA